A portion of the Cetobacterium ceti genome contains these proteins:
- a CDS encoding ABC-F family ATP-binding cassette domain-containing protein, whose protein sequence is MNILEFKNISKSYFTQNLYKDVNLEINTGDKIALIGHNGTGKSTLINMIKREERPSSGKIIREENITIACFEQFGKIDLDKTVEELLNLPFSKVISVQKELEKTSEEFSNDSDANVIIMEKYTKLSDEFESLGGYDYLQTQASFIETFELGDKLSKKFKELSGGERQYIRLAITLFEPANLIILDEPLSFFDKRKTQWLSNYIKDSIKAFLVISHNVDFIRTFANKIFDIDNKRIESYECNYNDYPKEKKKRLAEDKKQNAELEEQINEMEEAIQKKLILLERCNNKHAHAVILRRLRKELEKLAKKRIHISKDYKYEYLPIPDEVFLREREIEPELVILENISKEFSEKVLYKNANLEIASNSKICLVGENGAGKTTLLKIITGEIEPTSGKVYINPKAKMVHIIQETVFEDENMSIKDYLQLKTGLSPDFVESAIDSLYAHEPEFRDKRIFMLSGGERKRLEIFAHTISDIDLLIIDEPTTYMDDFSRKAIAEMLLDYDGAVILVSHDKALLRLLKNFETYDIRDRLLRIKETGNK, encoded by the coding sequence ATGAACATTCTTGAATTTAAAAATATTTCAAAATCATATTTTACACAAAATTTGTATAAAGACGTTAATTTAGAAATAAATACAGGGGATAAAATTGCATTAATAGGTCATAATGGAACAGGGAAATCAACATTGATTAATATGATAAAAAGAGAGGAAAGACCTAGTTCTGGAAAAATAATAAGAGAAGAAAATATAACAATTGCTTGTTTTGAACAATTTGGAAAAATTGATTTAGATAAAACAGTTGAAGAATTATTAAATTTACCATTTTCAAAAGTCATTTCTGTACAAAAAGAACTAGAAAAAACTTCAGAAGAATTTTCTAATGATTCAGATGCCAATGTAATTATCATGGAAAAATATACAAAACTTTCAGATGAATTTGAAAGTTTAGGAGGTTATGATTATTTACAAACACAGGCTAGTTTTATAGAAACCTTTGAATTAGGAGATAAATTATCCAAAAAATTTAAAGAGCTTAGTGGAGGAGAAAGACAGTATATTAGATTAGCAATAACTTTATTTGAACCAGCTAATTTAATTATATTAGACGAGCCATTATCATTTTTTGATAAAAGAAAAACACAATGGTTATCGAACTATATTAAAGATAGTATAAAAGCTTTTCTTGTAATCTCTCATAATGTAGATTTTATTAGAACATTTGCAAATAAAATTTTTGATATAGATAATAAAAGAATAGAATCGTATGAATGTAATTATAATGATTATCCAAAAGAAAAAAAGAAAAGATTAGCAGAAGATAAAAAACAAAATGCTGAATTAGAAGAGCAGATAAACGAAATGGAAGAAGCTATACAAAAAAAATTAATTTTACTTGAGAGATGTAATAATAAACATGCACATGCTGTTATTTTAAGAAGACTAAGAAAAGAATTAGAAAAATTAGCTAAAAAGAGAATTCATATTTCAAAAGATTACAAGTATGAATATTTACCAATTCCAGATGAAGTTTTTCTTAGAGAAAGAGAAATTGAACCAGAATTAGTTATATTAGAGAATATATCTAAAGAATTTTCAGAAAAGGTTTTATATAAAAATGCAAATTTAGAAATAGCTAGCAATAGTAAAATTTGTTTAGTTGGAGAAAATGGAGCTGGGAAAACTACTTTATTAAAAATAATTACAGGAGAAATTGAACCTACTTCTGGAAAAGTTTATATAAATCCTAAAGCAAAGATGGTACATATTATTCAAGAGACAGTATTTGAAGATGAAAACATGTCTATTAAGGATTATTTACAATTAAAAACAGGTTTATCTCCTGATTTTGTTGAATCAGCAATTGATAGTTTATATGCACATGAGCCAGAATTTAGAGATAAAAGAATATTTATGTTATCTGGAGGAGAAAGAAAAAGGTTAGAAATTTTTGCTCATACAATTTCAGATATAGATTTATTAATAATAGATGAACCAACAACATATATGGATGACTTTTCAAGAAAGGCTATTGCTGAAATGCTTTTAGATTATGATGGAGCTGTAATTTTAGTTAGTCATGATAAAGCTTTATTAAGATTATTAAAGAACTTTGAAACATATGATATAAGAGATAGATTATTAAGAATAAAAGAAACAGGAAATAAATAA
- the brnQ gene encoding branched-chain amino acid transport system II carrier protein — translation MKKTRLDWLIIGLALFSMFFGAGNIIFPPSIGLAMGKHWIISALGFAFTGVGLPVLGVLTMNKVRNFENFAGGISKLFFTLYSLLLMASVVFTNTPRTAATAYELGLLPNLGNFHISPIIISIIFFLVTLYMSINPSKAIDRVGKILTPTIVVIVISLIYLGVTHKIGNPGTPHVHANAFGFGFSQGYQTMDGIMAGLFSMVILADLTTRGYKKENERASIIKRASIVTGLGLSIIYFGLFYLGATANQYFSPNILRAQLVANFVHMFLGQYGNLIFGICVIAACLSTAIALTMVVSEFFSKTYGFAYKKVAIVSCLVSGFMANFGVDKIVKFAEPILGILYPITIVLIFLGIMNIGNQNVRRFCVSVAGLFALLQIIVDGTNIMILEKIFYSFPLASQGFIWVIPTVVVGVITYFFNRKSEKNVVEVQA, via the coding sequence ATGAAAAAAACAAGACTAGATTGGTTGATAATCGGATTGGCGTTATTCTCAATGTTTTTCGGAGCGGGAAATATAATTTTTCCTCCAAGTATTGGATTAGCAATGGGAAAACATTGGATAATTTCAGCCTTAGGATTCGCATTTACAGGAGTTGGGCTTCCTGTATTAGGTGTCTTAACCATGAATAAAGTTAGAAATTTTGAAAATTTTGCTGGAGGAATTTCTAAATTATTTTTTACTTTATATTCTTTATTATTGATGGCTTCTGTTGTTTTTACAAACACTCCAAGAACAGCAGCAACAGCTTACGAATTAGGATTATTACCTAATTTAGGAAATTTCCATATAAGTCCAATTATAATTTCCATAATATTTTTCCTTGTAACTTTATACATGTCAATAAATCCTTCTAAAGCTATTGATAGGGTCGGTAAAATTTTAACACCAACAATTGTGGTTATAGTAATTTCTTTAATTTATTTAGGAGTTACTCATAAGATTGGAAATCCTGGAACTCCTCATGTTCATGCAAATGCTTTTGGTTTCGGTTTTTCTCAAGGATATCAAACTATGGATGGAATTATGGCTGGATTATTTAGTATGGTTATTTTAGCTGATTTAACAACTAGAGGATATAAAAAAGAAAATGAAAGAGCTTCAATTATTAAAAGAGCTTCAATTGTTACTGGATTGGGATTATCTATAATTTATTTTGGATTATTTTATTTAGGAGCAACTGCAAATCAATATTTTTCACCAAATATATTAAGAGCTCAATTAGTTGCTAATTTTGTTCATATGTTTTTAGGACAATATGGTAATTTAATTTTTGGTATATGTGTAATTGCAGCTTGTTTATCAACAGCAATAGCGTTGACTATGGTTGTATCAGAATTTTTTTCTAAAACATATGGATTTGCATATAAAAAAGTTGCTATTGTATCTTGTTTAGTTTCTGGTTTCATGGCTAATTTTGGTGTAGATAAAATAGTTAAATTTGCTGAACCTATATTAGGAATATTATATCCTATTACGATAGTTTTAATCTTTTTAGGTATTATGAATATTGGAAATCAAAATGTTAGAAGATTTTGTGTAAGTGTAGCTGGTTTATTTGCTTTATTACAGATTATTGTAGATGGAACAAATATTATGATTTTAGAGAAAATATTTTATAGTTTTCCTTTAGCTTCACAAGGATTTATATGGGTGATTCCTACTGTGGTTGTAGGTGTAATTACTTATTTCTTTAATCGAAAATCTGAAAAAAATGTTGTAGAAGTTCAAGCTTAA
- a CDS encoding replication initiator protein A: MKKKKLLFEETIEHETVETLEENLSIENLEINNPNLVRIDMNVIEFPLFSKNNHRKKNQAIKYYFNNNRNTYIKIEPVVGDYIPGDFEEKIFIGLLKIMKKKGFLQSFYVSSSEILNELGLENKIYYKKLKQGLLRLSKTSYEFKNTLYANKVNSILEETISTKMLDIKIIELSKDQKLKEYYRDNRIKEVYEINISKYFYENIIRKGYMVYDANILLDINSSVSRTIYMLINKLRFTKLYLRLPVLYLIKRIPLKFDNKNISRTVNILENACKNLMINDLLEGYNLIRNGSWKDSELEFYFSESHNKIKQLQFYDDKNHFIKVLNNLENEDLIISSTEENSLATLEELKNENSNFISSEEKILKIIELLPKGAKDLKTLPKFISSTIEIYGFDRMLLVGEYVKLKNPKSILSYLKKTLENNWADEFILEKEKEKEKKDIQIKKSEILEETNEAKKKTDNERIDILLQFEELPNEKKIEIEELVYREYIKKAGIESKYVKMAFDNGKESLIVDYILENNIFLEKEVKKIEISGDKLSKSEIGQLIQKNGEQISLIYGLDELKELQLKMKVAESLLGEEIITELLILKKFQEVLKKL, translated from the coding sequence ATGAAAAAGAAAAAGCTTTTATTTGAGGAAACTATAGAGCATGAAACAGTAGAAACTCTTGAGGAAAATCTTTCAATAGAAAATTTAGAAATAAATAATCCTAATTTAGTTAGAATTGATATGAATGTTATTGAATTTCCATTATTTAGTAAGAATAATCATAGGAAAAAAAATCAAGCAATTAAATATTATTTTAACAATAATAGAAATACTTATATAAAAATAGAACCTGTTGTTGGAGACTATATTCCAGGAGATTTTGAAGAAAAAATTTTTATAGGATTATTAAAAATTATGAAAAAAAAGGGATTTTTACAATCTTTTTATGTGAGTTCTAGTGAAATATTAAATGAGCTAGGATTAGAAAATAAAATTTATTACAAAAAGTTGAAACAAGGTTTATTAAGATTATCTAAAACAAGTTATGAATTTAAAAATACTTTATATGCGAATAAAGTAAATAGTATTTTAGAAGAAACAATAAGCACAAAAATGTTAGATATAAAAATTATAGAACTTAGTAAAGATCAAAAATTAAAAGAATACTATAGAGATAATCGAATAAAAGAAGTTTATGAAATAAACATATCTAAATATTTTTATGAAAATATAATTAGAAAAGGGTATATGGTTTATGATGCTAATATATTATTAGATATAAATAGTTCCGTTTCAAGAACTATTTATATGCTTATAAATAAACTAAGATTTACAAAATTATATTTAAGACTTCCAGTTTTATATTTAATTAAACGGATTCCTTTGAAATTTGATAATAAAAATATATCTAGAACTGTAAATATTTTAGAAAATGCCTGTAAAAATTTAATGATAAATGATTTATTAGAAGGATATAATTTAATTAGAAATGGAAGTTGGAAAGATTCAGAGTTAGAATTTTATTTTTCAGAATCTCATAATAAAATTAAACAGTTACAATTTTATGATGATAAGAATCATTTTATAAAAGTTTTAAATAATTTAGAAAATGAAGACTTAATAATAAGTTCAACTGAGGAAAATTCTTTAGCAACTTTAGAAGAATTAAAAAATGAAAATTCAAATTTTATTTCTTCTGAGGAAAAAATATTAAAAATTATAGAATTATTACCAAAGGGAGCTAAAGATTTAAAAACTTTGCCTAAATTTATAAGTTCTACAATAGAAATTTATGGATTTGATAGAATGTTACTTGTGGGAGAATATGTAAAGTTAAAAAATCCGAAGAGTATTTTAAGTTATTTGAAAAAAACTTTAGAGAATAATTGGGCAGATGAATTTATATTAGAAAAGGAAAAAGAGAAAGAAAAAAAAGATATCCAAATAAAAAAATCTGAAATTTTAGAGGAAACAAATGAAGCTAAAAAGAAAACTGATAATGAAAGAATAGATATATTACTACAATTTGAAGAATTGCCAAATGAAAAAAAAATAGAAATAGAAGAGTTAGTTTATAGAGAATATATAAAAAAAGCTGGAATAGAGAGTAAGTATGTAAAAATGGCTTTTGATAATGGAAAGGAATCTTTAATTGTAGATTATATTTTAGAAAATAATATTTTCTTAGAAAAAGAAGTTAAAAAAATTGAAATTAGTGGGGATAAATTATCAAAAAGTGAAATAGGACAATTAATTCAAAAAAATGGAGAACAAATCTCTTTAATCTATGGATTAGATGAATTAAAAGAATTACAGTTAAAAATGAAAGTAGCAGAAAGTTTATTAGGAGAAGAAATTATCACTGAATTATTAATTTTAAAAAAATTCCAGGAAGTTCTAAAAAAATTATAA